CGACCGGTTTTTCCTTGGCGACAAGGTCGTTAATCTTCGGGCCGGCAAAGAGGGCTTAAGGCTTTCATTGCTCAGCGCCTTCCCGGATGAACAGGAGGCCATCGACCGCTACGTCGAGCTGCTTGGAAAAGTTGCCGATGGCATGCAGTGGTACACGTTATCCAAACTCACGCCCGGAATCCTCGGCCCGGTAGTGCACAAGGGGTTAGATATTGCTCTGCCGGACTGTTTCAACAAGACCACCTGGGAGGTGTTGAGGGAATTGACCGACAACGAGGAACTGATTGGCGCCATCACCGGCCAGTGGGGCGACTGCGGTGTCACCCCGAAACAGTCCAGCTTCATGGTCCATGCCCTGATTGCCAAGCACTACCTTTACGGAGGCTTTTACCCTGTGGGCGGTGCCTCCGAGATTGCCAAAACCATCATTCCGGTGATCCAGGAACCCGACGGAGAAGTGTTCACCTACGCCGATGTCACGGACATCCTGATTGAAAAGGGCAAGGCCACCGGCGTTCGCATGGCCGACGGTGAGGAAATCCGGGCGCCACTGGTCATCAGCAACGCCGGGATCATCAATACCTTTGAAAAACTGCTGCCGGAGGATGTTGCGGAAAACGCCGGTTACCACAGCAAGCGCGAGCACATAACGCCTTCCATGCCGCACATTGGGCTGTATATCGGCCTTAAAGGCACGCCGGAACAGCTTGGCCTGCCCCGCACCAATTTCTGGATTTACCCCAGTGCTGACCACGACGGTAATGTCCAGAAATTCATCAAGAATCCCGAGCACAGCGAGTTCCCGGTGGTCTACATATCGTTCCCGGCGGCCAAAGACCCGGATTACCAGAACCGGTGGCCCGGCACCTCAACCATCGAAATTGTCGCGCCCACCACCTGGGAGATGTTCGAGCCCTGGGCTGACACCATCTGGGGCAAGCGTGGTGAAGATTATGAAGCGATGAAGGAGCGCATCACTGACCAGGTGCTGGAGGTCATGTACGCAAAACTGCCCCAGTTACGCGGCAAGGTCGACTATGTCGAAACCTCCACACCACTGTCCACAGCCTGGTTCTGCCGATACGGGCGGGGCGAACTCTACGGCCTTGACCACACCCCGGAACGGTTTGAGCAGGACTGGCTGAAGCCCAAGACCGATATCCCGGGGCTCTATCTGACCGGGCAGGATGTTCTGACCTGCGGCGTGGTGGGCGCAATGATCGGCGGCCTGGTGACAACGCTCGCCATCCGGGGTTGGCGTGGTGCGGGCCTGGCCAAACGTATTTTTGTCGGGTAGCCAACACGTCAGTTGGCGATCGACCGTTGGCAAAACCATCAGTCCTGGGCGATCATACGCCCTCACAATTCGTCAGCGTAAAGGACAATGTTTCATGGCCCTGTTCAGCCAGAAAAATGCTGAGAAGCAATTGAAATCAGAGGCAGAAAAGGTTCATCGCGAAGACCTTGAAAGCCTGCTTGAGCGCCAGCGGGCTATTGAAGAGAAGGTAAAGAACAGCGGCAAGCTCAAACGCTTCAGCGCCGACATCAAACTGATGTTCTCGATGGTCCGTGACTACTGGAACGGCAACTACCGCAGCGTACCCTGGAAAACCATCGCGGCTGTCGCCGGGGCCCTGCTGTACGTTCTCAACCCGCTGGATGTTATTCCCGATATCATTCTCGGTTTCGGTTTCCTGGACGATGCCGGGGTAGTAGCCCTGTGCCTGAAGATGGTTGAGTCGGACCTTCATCGCTATGCGGCGTGGAAGGAACACACGGAAGATCTGAGCCAATCGCCTCAATCCAATTGATTGAATAGTGAACTACCGGTAATCTCAACCCCCGACCATTAACCAAACACCTGCCTCCGGAGAAAACGTGGATTTCGCCACCCTGATCGGCCTCGTTGGGGCCATCGTTCTGATCGCATCAGCCGTTATCCTCGGAGTATCACCCGATGTTTTTCTCAACGGTCCGTCTCTTCTGATTGTTCTCGGGGGCAGCGTGCTGGTGGTGCTGGCGAAGTTCAGCTTCTCCCAGTTCTTTGGTGCCTTCGGAGCGGCCATCCGCGCCTTCAAGTTCAAACTCCCCGAAACCCGTTCCGCCATCGACGAGCTGGTGGACGTCGCCCAGGTGGCCCGCAAAGAGGGGGTACTTGGCCTTGAAGGCCGGGATGTAGAGTCGCCCTTTCTCGGGCAGGGAGTGCAGATGCTGGTGGATGGCCAGAATGGCGAAACCATCAAACAACTGCTCAGCAAAGAGCGGCTGATGACGCTCGACCACAACCGCTCCGGCGCCAAGGTTTTTACCGCCCTGGCGGATGTCGGCCCAGCCATGGGGATGATCGGAACACTGATTGGCCTGGTGCAGATGTTGTCCAACATGGAAGACCCCAAATCCATCGGGCCAGCCATGGCCGTTGCACTGCTGACCACGCTTTATGGCGCCATGCTGGCGACAATGATTGCCTCGCCCATCGCAGACAAACTGTCACTGCGGATGACCGAAGAGGCTCGCATGCAGTCGCTTTATATCGACGCGCTGGTGGCGATCCAGGAAGGCACCAACCCGAGGGTCATTGAGCAGTTGCTTTCCAGTTACCTGCCACCAAAAGAGCGCAACAAGGTCGCTGAGCCGGAAGCTGCGGGCGGATAATCCATGGACGAATTACCTGAAGAGGAAAAACCGGGAATCCCAGCCTGGGTGGTGACATTTGCGGACCTGATGTCGCTACTGATGTGTTTCTTCGTTCTCCTGTTGTCGTTTTCGGAGATTGATGCCCAGAAGTTCAAGCAGATCGCAGGTGAGCTTTCCCAGGCGTTCGGTGTTCAGCGCGAAGTACCGGCGCTCGAAATCCCGCAAGGCACCAGCCCCATTTTTGACAAGTTCTCCCCCGCACCACCAGAGCCCACCGTGGTTAATGAGGTCAAGCAGACCACAACAGACCAGCAACCCGAACTCCAGACACTGAAAAGCCCGACAGAGCAGTCGGTGGAGTCGGCCATGCAGGAAACCATGGATCAGAGCACCGAGCAGATCATGACAGTGCTTGAAGAAGCAATCCGTGATGGCCGGATCAATGTCGCACAGGACCAGCGCCGCATTGTGATCCGGGTAGAGGAAAAAGGCTCGTTTCCGTCCGGCTCCGCGGAACTGACATGGGAGTTTGAAGGGCTGCTGCTTGAGATGGCCAAAGTGCTGGCCAATATTCCCGGCGAACTGACGGTTGAAGGGCACACTGACGATGTCCCTATCCGCACCGCGCGTTTCTACAGCAATTGGGACCTGTCTGCGGCACGCTCCGCCGCTGTCGCCAATGTGCTGTTGGCCACCGGGGATGTCGCGCCCACCCGGCTGGCGGTCAAGGGGCTTGCCGATACCGAACCCCGTGTTCCAAATTCATCCGCTGAAAACCGCGCCAAGAACCGCCGGGTGGAAATTATTATTGACCTTTCCGGTCCACTGCAGGAGCAGGAAATAGAGCTGAAAGAACTGATTGAGTCTGGATCCCGGGATCAGGAGGCCGTCATCGGTATCGAGTCCGGAAGTACGCCTCCGGGTGAAATCAGCTGGTAACCATCAGAGCCTTTCATGCAGCCAATTCAGTGCATGCCTGCCAGAATTGCACCTCATTAGTGCACAAATACCCCGTCACGTCTCCCACTAGCGTCCTGGCATTCGGCCAAGCTCCTGCCCGTCATTGATTTGCATTATTTTGGAACACCAATTGCTTGTTGTGCACCTTACCAATGCACAGACAGCCCGACAGAGGCTGACAAACACAACATCAGGAGCGAAAAACCCGTGGACATCACGAGTGCAGTACACACCCTGACCGAAAGCGCCAACACACTCTTTATTCTTATCGGTGCCATCATGGTACTGGCCATGCACGCCGGCTTTGCCTTCCTGGAAGTGGGCACCGTTCGCCACAAGAACCAGGTCAACGCCCTGGTCAAAATCATGACCGATTTCGGCGTCTCTGCAGTACTCTATTTCTTCGTCGGCTACTATGTTGCCTATGGCAGCCACTTCATGACCGGAGCCGCTGAGCTGACCGCCGGCAATGGCTATGAACTGGTGAAGTTTTTCTTCCTGATGACCTTTGCTGCAGCCATTCCGGCCATCGTCTCCGGCGGTGTCGCGGAGCGCGCCAAATTCTATCCGATGCTGATCGCCTCCGGTTTGATTGTCGGGCTGGTTTATCCCTTCTTCGAAGGCCTGATCTGGAACGGTAACTTTGGCTTTCAGAGCTGGCTGGAGACCCAGTTTGGTGCAGCTTTCCATGACTTTGCCGGCTCTGTTGTAGTGCATGCTGTGGGTGGCTGGGTCGCGCTCGCCGCTATCCTGCTGCTGGGCGCCCGAAACGGCCGCTATCGGAATGGCCGTGTGGTTGCCTTCGCACCGTCAAACATTCCATTCCTGGCCCTTGGCGCCTGGATCCTGACCGTCGGCTGGTTTGGCTTTAACGTCATGTCTGCCCAGACCCTTGATGGCATTAGTGGTCTGGTCGCCGTCAACAGCCTGATGGCGATGGTCGGTGGCATTCTCGTGGCCATGGTGCTGGGCAAGAAAGACCCTGGCTTCATTCACAACGGCCCGCTGGCTGGCTTGGTCGCCGTGTGCGCTGGCTCCGATCTCATGCATCCTGTTGGTGCACTCATCACGGGCGCAGTGGCTGGCGGCGTTTTTGTCTACCTGTTCGAATGGGCCCAGGACAAGATCGAGCGCCTGGACGATGTTCTGGGTGTCTGGCCCCTGCACGGTGTCTGTGGTGTCTGGGGCGCCATTGCCTGCGGCATCTTTGGCCAGGAAGCTCTGGGTGGCCTCGGCGGAGTCAGCCTGATGTCCCAGCTCATCGGCGCGGTTGCAGGTGTCGTTGTTGCCTTTGTTGGCGGCCTGATCGTCTATGGCGCAGTCAGGGCCGTCTCCGGCCTGCGGTTGACCGAGGAAGAAGAATTCAATGGGGCGGACTTGAGCATCCACCGCATCGGCGCAACAGCCGTCGAATAAACGTCGGGTTTGCTGATGCATTTAACAGGCGGCCATCTGGCCGCCTGTTTTATTTTACATGCCCCCAATTGACAGATGTCCGGCGGTCGCCTTTCATTAAAAGGCAATAATAAGAGCAAATCCACACCGACTGGCCCGCCTTTTGCTGCCTATTGTTCCCATAGGTGCCAAACCCACTGGCACGGTCAAGGGAGACGAGCAGAATCATGCTGATTCAGACACCAGACGAAGGCCTGTATGACGAGTTGTTCGATCAAGACAACCGGGTGCGATCTCATTACAAGATGCTCGAAGAGTGGCTGGTCAACGCGGATGAAGACCTGATCGCGGAAAAGCGACGGGAAGCCGACGTACTGTTCCAGCGACTCGGTATCACCTTCAACGTCTATGGGGAGGACCAGGGGGCAGACCGCCTGATTCCGTTTGACCTCATTCCAAGGGTCATATCCGCCAGCGACTGGCAGAAACTTCAGGCCGGGCTGCGCCAGAGGGTGCAGGCACTCAATCGTTTCCTGTTCGATATCTACCACGGCTACGACATTGTCCGGGCCGGCGTCATCAGTGCCGAGCAGGTGTTTGCCAACCCCCAGTACCAGCCCGGCATGCAGGACCTGAAACTGCCGCGCAACCTGTACTCCCATATTGCCGGTATCGACCTGATCCGCCATAACGACGGCGACTTTTATGTGCTGGAGGACAACCTCCGCTGCCCCAGTGGTGTGTCCTACATGCTGGAAAACCGGCGCATGATGATGCGGCTGTTCCCGGAACTGTTTGCCCACTCTCCGGTCGCGCCCATTGACCACTACCCCAATCTGCTGGGGGAAACCCTGCGGGCGGCGTCACTAAAACCCGATCCTACCGTCGTCGTACTTACACCCGGGCGCTTCAACAGTGCCTATTTCGAGCATGCCTTTCTGGCACGTCAAATGGGTGTGGAACTGGTGGAGGGCGCGGATCTCTTCGTACACCAGAACAAGGTTTACATGAAAACCACGGTGGGCCCTCAGCAGGTGGATGTTATTTATCGCCGTGTCGATGAT
This Marinobacter salinus DNA region includes the following protein-coding sequences:
- a CDS encoding phytoene desaturase family protein; translated protein: MVVNSESKENAKVKLKPSTIRIGTRYRANRLTGPYDAIVIGSGIGGLTTAACLAKAGKKILVLEQHYTAGGYTHSYARNGYEWDVGVHYIGDMGSPNTLGRRLFDYITEGKLKWAPMDENYDRFFLGDKVVNLRAGKEGLRLSLLSAFPDEQEAIDRYVELLGKVADGMQWYTLSKLTPGILGPVVHKGLDIALPDCFNKTTWEVLRELTDNEELIGAITGQWGDCGVTPKQSSFMVHALIAKHYLYGGFYPVGGASEIAKTIIPVIQEPDGEVFTYADVTDILIEKGKATGVRMADGEEIRAPLVISNAGIINTFEKLLPEDVAENAGYHSKREHITPSMPHIGLYIGLKGTPEQLGLPRTNFWIYPSADHDGNVQKFIKNPEHSEFPVVYISFPAAKDPDYQNRWPGTSTIEIVAPTTWEMFEPWADTIWGKRGEDYEAMKERITDQVLEVMYAKLPQLRGKVDYVETSTPLSTAWFCRYGRGELYGLDHTPERFEQDWLKPKTDIPGLYLTGQDVLTCGVVGAMIGGLVTTLAIRGWRGAGLAKRIFVG
- a CDS encoding YkvA family protein codes for the protein MALFSQKNAEKQLKSEAEKVHREDLESLLERQRAIEEKVKNSGKLKRFSADIKLMFSMVRDYWNGNYRSVPWKTIAAVAGALLYVLNPLDVIPDIILGFGFLDDAGVVALCLKMVESDLHRYAAWKEHTEDLSQSPQSN
- a CDS encoding MotA/TolQ/ExbB proton channel family protein; protein product: MDFATLIGLVGAIVLIASAVILGVSPDVFLNGPSLLIVLGGSVLVVLAKFSFSQFFGAFGAAIRAFKFKLPETRSAIDELVDVAQVARKEGVLGLEGRDVESPFLGQGVQMLVDGQNGETIKQLLSKERLMTLDHNRSGAKVFTALADVGPAMGMIGTLIGLVQMLSNMEDPKSIGPAMAVALLTTLYGAMLATMIASPIADKLSLRMTEEARMQSLYIDALVAIQEGTNPRVIEQLLSSYLPPKERNKVAEPEAAGG
- a CDS encoding flagellar motor protein MotB, which gives rise to MDELPEEEKPGIPAWVVTFADLMSLLMCFFVLLLSFSEIDAQKFKQIAGELSQAFGVQREVPALEIPQGTSPIFDKFSPAPPEPTVVNEVKQTTTDQQPELQTLKSPTEQSVESAMQETMDQSTEQIMTVLEEAIRDGRINVAQDQRRIVIRVEEKGSFPSGSAELTWEFEGLLLEMAKVLANIPGELTVEGHTDDVPIRTARFYSNWDLSAARSAAVANVLLATGDVAPTRLAVKGLADTEPRVPNSSAENRAKNRRVEIIIDLSGPLQEQEIELKELIESGSRDQEAVIGIESGSTPPGEISW
- a CDS encoding ammonium transporter → MDITSAVHTLTESANTLFILIGAIMVLAMHAGFAFLEVGTVRHKNQVNALVKIMTDFGVSAVLYFFVGYYVAYGSHFMTGAAELTAGNGYELVKFFFLMTFAAAIPAIVSGGVAERAKFYPMLIASGLIVGLVYPFFEGLIWNGNFGFQSWLETQFGAAFHDFAGSVVVHAVGGWVALAAILLLGARNGRYRNGRVVAFAPSNIPFLALGAWILTVGWFGFNVMSAQTLDGISGLVAVNSLMAMVGGILVAMVLGKKDPGFIHNGPLAGLVAVCAGSDLMHPVGALITGAVAGGVFVYLFEWAQDKIERLDDVLGVWPLHGVCGVWGAIACGIFGQEALGGLGGVSLMSQLIGAVAGVVVAFVGGLIVYGAVRAVSGLRLTEEEEFNGADLSIHRIGATAVE
- a CDS encoding circularly permuted type 2 ATP-grasp protein, which produces MLIQTPDEGLYDELFDQDNRVRSHYKMLEEWLVNADEDLIAEKRREADVLFQRLGITFNVYGEDQGADRLIPFDLIPRVISASDWQKLQAGLRQRVQALNRFLFDIYHGYDIVRAGVISAEQVFANPQYQPGMQDLKLPRNLYSHIAGIDLIRHNDGDFYVLEDNLRCPSGVSYMLENRRMMMRLFPELFAHSPVAPIDHYPNLLGETLRAASLKPDPTVVVLTPGRFNSAYFEHAFLARQMGVELVEGADLFVHQNKVYMKTTVGPQQVDVIYRRVDDDFLDPLAGNPDSMLGVPGLYAAYRTGNVVLTNAMGTGVADDKSIYPYVPDMIRFYLDEEPILKNVPTWQCRKEKDLQYVLDHLPELVVKEAQGAGGYGMLIGPKASKKELSTFRSLLKARPQDYIAQPTLSLSTCPTFVDEGVAPRHLDLRPFVLSGKKIQMVPGGLTRVALKKGSLVVNSSQGGGTKDTWVMEDDLC